A genomic stretch from Enterobacter oligotrophicus includes:
- a CDS encoding cytochrome ubiquinol oxidase subunit I, whose amino-acid sequence MFGLDAFHLARIQFAFTVSFHIIFPAITIGLASYLAVLEGLWLKTKNPVWRSLYHFWSKIFAVNFGMGVVSGLVMAYQFGTNWSGFSQFAGSITGPLLTYEVLTAFFLEAGFLGVMLFGWNKVGPGLHFFATCMVALGTIISTFWILSSNSWMQTPQGYEIVNGQVVPVDWFAVVFNPSFPYRLLHMSIAAFLSSALFVGASAAWHLLRGNNTPAIRAMFSMSLWMTLIVAPIQALVGDMHGLNTLKHQPAKIAAIEGHWENPPGEPTPLLLFGWPDMEQERTRFGLKIPALGSLILTHSLEKQVPALKAFPKEDRPNATIVFWSFRIMAGSGMLMLLLGVVGVWLRYRKRVYSSRPFLWFALVMGPSGLIAILAGWITTEVGRQPWVVYGLQRTKDAVSAHGDLHMSVSLLAFFVVYTSVFGVGYSYMVRLIRKGPQPHETFATESDGRPARPLSAVTTEYKEQP is encoded by the coding sequence ATGTTTGGTTTAGATGCTTTTCATCTTGCGAGAATACAGTTCGCATTTACCGTCTCCTTTCACATTATTTTCCCGGCGATCACCATCGGGCTGGCGAGCTATCTCGCCGTGCTGGAAGGGTTGTGGCTGAAAACAAAAAATCCGGTCTGGCGCTCGCTGTATCACTTCTGGTCGAAGATCTTTGCCGTTAATTTTGGTATGGGCGTAGTGTCCGGGCTGGTAATGGCGTACCAGTTTGGAACCAACTGGAGCGGATTTTCTCAGTTCGCGGGCAGTATTACTGGCCCGCTCCTCACCTATGAAGTGCTGACCGCCTTTTTTCTTGAAGCAGGGTTCCTCGGCGTAATGCTGTTTGGCTGGAACAAAGTTGGGCCTGGGCTGCACTTCTTTGCCACCTGCATGGTAGCGCTGGGGACGATCATTTCAACGTTCTGGATACTGTCTTCAAACAGCTGGATGCAGACTCCCCAGGGATATGAAATCGTTAACGGACAGGTTGTCCCGGTAGACTGGTTTGCCGTGGTGTTTAATCCCTCCTTCCCCTATCGTCTGCTGCATATGTCGATCGCGGCATTCCTGAGCAGCGCGTTGTTTGTCGGCGCATCGGCGGCCTGGCACCTGCTGCGTGGCAACAACACACCCGCCATTCGTGCCATGTTCTCCATGTCACTCTGGATGACCCTGATCGTGGCCCCTATTCAGGCGCTGGTCGGGGACATGCACGGGCTAAATACCTTAAAACACCAGCCAGCAAAAATCGCCGCCATTGAAGGTCACTGGGAAAATCCACCCGGTGAACCGACGCCGCTGCTGCTGTTTGGCTGGCCGGATATGGAACAAGAGCGTACCCGTTTTGGGCTGAAGATCCCCGCGCTGGGTAGCCTGATCCTGACCCACAGCCTTGAAAAACAGGTTCCGGCACTCAAAGCGTTTCCGAAAGAAGATCGGCCTAACGCCACTATCGTCTTCTGGTCGTTCCGCATTATGGCCGGGTCAGGGATGTTGATGCTGTTGCTGGGCGTGGTGGGGGTCTGGCTGCGCTACAGAAAACGGGTGTATTCCTCACGCCCCTTCCTGTGGTTCGCCCTGGTGATGGGGCCGTCCGGGCTGATTGCCATTCTGGCCGGATGGATCACAACCGAAGTGGGCCGCCAGCCGTGGGTGGTTTATGGCTTACAGCGCACAAAAGACGCGGTTTCCGCGCATGGCGATCTGCATATGAGCGTGAGTTTACTGGCCTTCTTCGTGGTCTACACCTCGGTATTTGGTGTGGGATACAGCTATATGGTGCGGCTCATCAGGAAAGGTCCTCAGCC
- a CDS encoding cold-shock protein, with amino-acid sequence MTSYIHFRCPCCHGSQYRTSAFDVSEKNPYGAKCIFCKSPMVTLDHLAAARFAQSNVSVFRK; translated from the coding sequence ATGACTTCTTATATCCATTTCCGCTGCCCATGCTGTCATGGCTCGCAGTACCGTACCTCAGCTTTTGATGTGTCTGAGAAAAACCCTTACGGCGCGAAATGCATCTTTTGCAAATCGCCGATGGTAACGCTCGATCATTTAGCGGCTGCGCGTTTTGCACAGAGCAACGTCAGCGTGTTCCGTAAGTAA